A part of Paraburkholderia azotifigens genomic DNA contains:
- the sctN gene encoding type III secretion system ATPase SctN has product MNTVNPLQDKPLTDVFGLHEHGLRELGSAIEREIRSLLPVRQTGKIAEVVGTLIKVAGIDLKLGELCELRTPQGKLLQHGEVIGFTREHAVVSPFAQLSEVSRATHVIGLQRPLSVPVGDGLLGRVIDALGQPMDGRGPIEAEDSRPIFADPPNPMTRRMIEHPMVTGVRVIDAMTTLAEGQRMGIFAPAGVGKSTLLGMLARGAQCDINVIALIGERGREVREFVELILGEKGMARSVVVCATSDRSSSERAKAAYVATAIAEHFRDEGKRVLLMMDSLTRFARAGREIGLAAGEPPARRGFPPSVFAELPRLLERAGMGERGSITALYTVLAEDESGSDPIAEEVRGVLDGHLILSREIAAQNRYPAIDVLGSLSRVMSQVMPREFMASSGRLRKLLAKHREVDMLLQIGEYQPGTNALADEAIAKIDALKAFLSQPTDSYADPADTEAALHELAQGDAQ; this is encoded by the coding sequence ATGAACACCGTGAATCCACTGCAGGACAAGCCGTTGACCGACGTGTTCGGTCTGCACGAACACGGCTTGCGCGAACTCGGCAGCGCGATCGAACGCGAGATCCGCTCGCTGTTGCCTGTGCGTCAGACGGGCAAGATCGCCGAAGTGGTCGGCACGCTGATCAAGGTCGCGGGCATCGACCTGAAGCTCGGCGAGCTGTGCGAGCTGCGCACGCCGCAAGGCAAGCTGTTGCAGCACGGCGAAGTGATCGGCTTTACGCGCGAGCATGCTGTCGTGTCGCCGTTCGCGCAGTTGTCGGAAGTGTCGCGCGCGACGCATGTGATCGGCTTGCAGCGGCCGTTGTCGGTGCCTGTCGGCGACGGCCTGCTCGGCCGCGTGATCGATGCCCTCGGTCAGCCGATGGACGGGCGCGGCCCGATCGAGGCCGAAGACAGCAGGCCGATTTTCGCGGACCCGCCGAACCCGATGACGCGCCGCATGATCGAGCATCCGATGGTCACGGGCGTGCGCGTGATCGACGCGATGACGACGCTCGCGGAAGGCCAGCGCATGGGCATTTTCGCGCCGGCGGGTGTCGGCAAGAGCACCTTGCTCGGCATGCTCGCGCGCGGCGCGCAATGCGACATCAACGTGATCGCGCTGATCGGCGAACGTGGCCGCGAAGTACGCGAATTCGTCGAGCTGATTCTCGGCGAGAAGGGCATGGCGCGCTCGGTGGTCGTGTGCGCGACATCGGACCGTTCGTCGAGCGAGCGCGCGAAGGCGGCGTACGTGGCGACGGCCATCGCCGAGCATTTCCGCGACGAAGGCAAGCGCGTGCTGCTGATGATGGATTCGCTGACGCGCTTCGCGCGCGCGGGCCGCGAGATCGGCCTTGCAGCAGGCGAGCCGCCCGCAAGGCGTGGCTTTCCGCCGTCCGTGTTCGCCGAGTTGCCGCGTCTCTTGGAACGCGCGGGCATGGGCGAGCGCGGCTCGATCACGGCGCTCTATACGGTGCTCGCCGAAGACGAGTCGGGCAGCGATCCCATCGCGGAAGAAGTGCGCGGCGTGCTTGACGGCCATCTGATCCTGTCGCGTGAAATTGCCGCGCAGAACCGTTACCCCGCCATCGACGTGCTCGGCAGCCTGTCGCGCGTGATGTCGCAAGTGATGCCGCGCGAGTTCATGGCGTCGTCCGGGCGGCTGCGCAAGCTGCTTGCGAAGCATCGCGAGGTGGACATGCTGTTGCAGATCGGCGAATACCAGCCGGGCACGAACGCGCTCGCCGACGAAGCGATCGCGAAGATCGACGCGCTGAAAGCGTTCCTGTCGCAGCCGACTGATTCATACGCGGACCCGGCGGACACGGAAGCGGCGCTGCACGAACTCGCGCAAGGGGACGCGCAATGA
- a CDS encoding NAD(P)/FAD-dependent oxidoreductase, protein MDTDVKRIVVIGAGFAGLWSALGAARKLDELRVPGDQVEVAVINGTPYHSIRVRNYEQPLDDTLVPLDDVLDPAGVRRILGKVNSIDLQNRRVGFESGDAPGQSLGYDRLILAAGSELVRPAIPGLREFSFDVDTFQGAARLQAHLLELPGRPESPGRFTVVVVGAGLTGIELAAELPARLRSIIGESHGNAIRVILADRSPKIGQAMGGAQPVIEEALVAQGVELLPRVSLEAVTRDGVQFTGGEHIDTATVVWCGGMRANPLTAQFPVTPDPFGRVPVDAFLRVDNVPNVFAAGDCARILIDGERPSVMSCQHGRPMGRYAGHNAVCDLLGLDMLPLAIDWYTTILDLGPWGAVYTEGWERRLASQGAAAKQTKRTINCERIYPPRNGKREDIFAAAAPVVQAPPYTVREKN, encoded by the coding sequence ATGGATACTGACGTGAAGCGGATCGTCGTGATCGGCGCCGGTTTTGCCGGCCTGTGGAGCGCGCTGGGCGCCGCGCGCAAGCTCGATGAACTGCGCGTGCCGGGCGACCAGGTCGAAGTTGCCGTGATCAACGGCACGCCGTATCACAGCATTCGCGTGCGCAACTACGAGCAGCCGCTCGACGACACGCTCGTGCCGCTCGACGACGTGCTCGATCCTGCCGGCGTGCGCCGTATTCTCGGCAAGGTCAACTCGATCGATCTGCAAAACAGGCGCGTCGGTTTCGAATCCGGCGATGCGCCCGGGCAATCGCTCGGCTACGACCGCCTGATTCTCGCAGCGGGAAGCGAACTGGTTCGCCCCGCCATCCCCGGATTGCGCGAATTCAGCTTCGATGTCGACACGTTTCAGGGGGCCGCGCGTCTCCAGGCGCATCTGCTCGAACTGCCGGGCAGGCCTGAATCGCCAGGACGCTTCACGGTGGTCGTGGTCGGCGCGGGGCTGACAGGAATCGAACTTGCCGCGGAATTGCCAGCGCGCTTGCGCAGCATCATCGGTGAAAGTCACGGCAACGCGATACGCGTGATACTCGCCGACCGCTCGCCGAAAATCGGTCAGGCGATGGGCGGCGCACAGCCGGTGATCGAAGAAGCGCTCGTCGCGCAAGGCGTGGAACTGCTGCCGCGCGTGTCGCTCGAAGCCGTCACGCGCGACGGCGTGCAATTCACGGGCGGCGAGCACATCGATACCGCAACCGTCGTCTGGTGCGGCGGCATGCGTGCAAACCCGTTGACGGCGCAATTCCCCGTCACGCCCGATCCATTCGGGCGCGTTCCCGTCGATGCCTTCCTGCGCGTCGACAACGTGCCGAACGTGTTTGCAGCGGGCGATTGCGCGCGCATCCTGATCGACGGCGAACGGCCCTCCGTGATGTCCTGCCAGCACGGCCGCCCGATGGGCCGCTACGCGGGGCACAACGCAGTATGTGACCTGCTCGGTCTCGACATGCTGCCGCTCGCCATCGACTGGTACACGACCATCCTCGATCTCGGCCCGTGGGGCGCCGTCTATACGGAAGGCTGGGAGCGGCGCCTCGCGTCGCAAGGCGCCGCCGCCAAACAGACCAAACGCACGATCAACTGCGAGCGCATCTATCCGCCGCGCAACGGCAAGCGCGAAGACATCTTCGCCGCCGCGGCACCCGTCGTACAGGCGCCGCCTTACACGGTCCGCGAAAAGAACTGA
- a CDS encoding lytic transglycosylase domain-containing protein, translating into MNTRLDRSLLVARSLLFASASLASVSAHADCFDDAAAWQHLNPLVLRAIAWQESHNNADATHANANGSIDYGVMQINSIHLPELARYGIRRDALMVPCKNVYIAAWHLRKQVVRYGNTWTAVGAYHSSTPALRDDYARRIAAIIDGWRRDPAHSIPVTAASLAAR; encoded by the coding sequence ATGAACACGCGCCTCGATCGCTCGTTGCTCGTCGCACGCTCGCTGCTGTTCGCATCGGCCTCGCTCGCAAGCGTGTCGGCACACGCCGACTGCTTCGACGACGCAGCCGCGTGGCAACATCTGAATCCGCTCGTTCTGCGCGCGATCGCCTGGCAGGAATCGCACAACAACGCCGACGCGACACATGCGAACGCGAACGGCTCGATCGATTACGGCGTGATGCAGATCAACTCGATCCATCTGCCCGAACTCGCGCGCTACGGCATCCGCCGCGATGCGCTGATGGTGCCGTGCAAGAACGTCTATATCGCCGCATGGCATCTGCGCAAGCAGGTGGTCCGCTACGGCAACACGTGGACGGCCGTGGGCGCCTATCATTCGTCGACGCCCGCGCTGCGCGACGACTACGCGCGCCGCATCGCCGCGATCATCGACGGCTGGCGGCGCGATCCTGCGCACAGCATCCCGGTGACAGCGGCATCGCTGGCGGCGCGTTGA
- a CDS encoding HrpB1 family type III secretion system apparatus protein has product MSNLQCSPSVLNAMMSVFSGGMRIGATPELHDVLGALRAWQPDSPLADVCEARLLINQTEWREAASLLRHVTSRHANLPVVSALYALCLYMQHDDEWRRAATEAVDTNNDTAIAIVSRFLNVPADDGASVHDSDLSTRVLAAIETSRALEHS; this is encoded by the coding sequence ATGTCGAATCTTCAATGCAGTCCATCCGTGCTCAACGCGATGATGTCCGTGTTCTCAGGCGGCATGCGCATCGGCGCCACGCCGGAACTGCATGACGTGCTCGGCGCGCTGCGCGCGTGGCAGCCGGACAGTCCGCTCGCCGACGTGTGCGAAGCCCGTCTGCTGATCAATCAGACCGAGTGGCGCGAAGCGGCCAGCCTGTTGCGCCACGTGACGAGCCGTCATGCGAATCTGCCCGTCGTATCGGCGCTGTACGCGCTGTGTCTCTACATGCAGCACGACGACGAATGGCGGCGCGCCGCAACGGAGGCCGTCGATACGAACAACGACACGGCCATCGCCATCGTCTCGCGCTTCCTGAACGTGCCTGCCGACGATGGCGCGAGCGTCCACGATTCCGATCTGTCGACGCGCGTGCTGGCCGCGATCGAAACGAGCCGCGCGCTCGAACACAGCTGA
- a CDS encoding helix-turn-helix transcriptional regulator, which translates to MLVTYYFPYVSMLNAASAPYSVVELIRNGNVQAAAAHVQRLVDHHDDATPAALLQLQGDLQLSLGMEVDADESFRDAQKRMRDDKDGMRFASCRNAGWQALFRYRYGTAMSCFMQIADHPQASAALRLDALFGAFGVLFCVGRLRDADAVLDTLEDLLDEVTSNDRVLPNADGWQRLLSTVRFDVEAQSTLRSRAALSDHIYWQVGLTGDAAPRVAPQRPAALRMLTGAIADPLLRARVEFLDQLAQFAGGEREAQQPMLAHAEWAGKQGIQNYQSAVRIEIVLASLAGGVSSLAETILALLTAEVRMPQSHRQLEYLYCLAKLRHVQGRSGESLEVYTRYALAAVNCIRDEAGALARYGQRIARAPEQLDDIGTRLPARYRRAYRYLLDNLERKDLSIREIAAQIGVTDRALQSAFKASLGSTPTEIIRRLRMERIRADLEADDSAHEQGILATAVKWGVSNRSTLVNSYRREFNESPSDTLNR; encoded by the coding sequence ATGCTCGTTACCTACTACTTCCCGTATGTGTCGATGCTCAACGCGGCGTCGGCGCCCTACAGCGTCGTCGAACTGATCCGCAACGGCAATGTGCAGGCGGCTGCCGCGCACGTACAGCGCCTCGTCGATCATCACGACGACGCGACGCCCGCCGCGCTGCTGCAATTGCAGGGCGATCTGCAACTGTCGCTCGGCATGGAGGTCGATGCCGACGAATCGTTCCGCGACGCGCAAAAGCGCATGCGCGACGACAAGGACGGCATGCGCTTCGCGTCGTGCCGTAACGCGGGCTGGCAGGCGCTGTTCCGCTACCGTTACGGCACGGCGATGTCGTGCTTCATGCAGATCGCCGATCATCCGCAGGCAAGCGCGGCGCTGCGGCTCGACGCGCTGTTCGGTGCGTTCGGCGTGCTCTTCTGCGTCGGCCGTCTGCGCGATGCGGATGCCGTGCTCGATACGCTCGAAGACCTGCTCGACGAGGTGACGTCGAACGATCGTGTGCTGCCCAATGCCGATGGCTGGCAGCGCCTGCTGAGCACCGTGCGTTTCGATGTCGAGGCGCAAAGCACGCTGCGCTCGCGCGCCGCGCTGTCCGATCACATCTACTGGCAAGTGGGCCTGACGGGCGATGCCGCGCCGCGCGTCGCGCCGCAGCGGCCCGCCGCGCTGCGCATGCTGACAGGCGCGATCGCCGATCCGCTGCTGCGCGCACGTGTCGAGTTTCTCGATCAGCTCGCGCAGTTCGCGGGCGGCGAGCGCGAGGCGCAGCAGCCGATGCTCGCGCATGCCGAATGGGCGGGCAAGCAGGGCATCCAGAACTATCAGAGCGCCGTGCGCATCGAGATCGTGCTCGCGAGTCTCGCGGGCGGCGTGTCGTCGCTGGCCGAGACGATTCTCGCGCTGCTGACGGCCGAAGTGCGGATGCCGCAAAGCCATCGTCAGCTGGAGTATCTGTACTGCCTCGCGAAGCTGCGTCACGTGCAGGGCCGCAGCGGCGAGTCGCTGGAGGTGTACACGCGCTATGCGCTCGCCGCCGTCAACTGCATCCGCGACGAAGCGGGCGCGCTCGCGCGCTACGGCCAGCGCATCGCGCGCGCGCCGGAACAGCTCGACGACATCGGCACGCGGCTGCCCGCGCGTTACCGCCGTGCGTATCGCTATCTGCTCGACAACCTCGAACGCAAGGATCTGTCGATCCGCGAGATCGCCGCGCAGATCGGCGTGACGGATCGCGCGCTGCAAAGCGCGTTCAAGGCGAGCCTCGGTTCGACGCCGACGGAAATCATCCGGCGGCTGCGCATGGAGCGCATCCGCGCGGACCTCGAAGCCGACGACAGCGCGCACGAGCAGGGCATTCTCGCGACGGCCGTCAAATGGGGCGTCAGCAACCGCTCGACGCTCGTCAACAGCTACCGCCGCGAATTCAACGAATCGCCGTCCGACACGCTGAACCGCTGA
- the sctL gene encoding type III secretion system stator protein SctL: MVIWLSRPRDAHATRDAKNGKDEPRVGLVGDIVPRETFGMLATIDDVYGRVEAERQAILAAAQIEREQILHAARDEAQALVASAAREREAASQQGYAEGVARGEAQWIERIAALSADAQRLQKGMRNRMAELVMLAVEQLVRAESAQALFARATDTIDRIVEGSANLRVSVHPADLDAARAAFGEFEARLRMLGRPVPLAVAADPRLEPGACVCESDLGIVDASLSTQLDSMRAAIVRALNTSLKAQADQTEPAETS, from the coding sequence ATGGTTATCTGGCTGAGCCGGCCGCGCGACGCGCACGCGACGCGCGACGCTAAAAACGGCAAGGACGAACCGCGCGTTGGTCTCGTCGGCGATATCGTGCCGCGCGAGACTTTCGGCATGCTCGCGACCATCGACGACGTCTATGGCCGCGTCGAGGCCGAGCGCCAGGCGATCCTCGCCGCCGCGCAGATCGAGCGCGAGCAGATCCTGCACGCGGCTCGCGATGAAGCGCAAGCGCTCGTCGCATCGGCTGCGCGTGAACGTGAAGCAGCCTCGCAGCAGGGTTACGCGGAAGGCGTCGCGCGCGGCGAGGCGCAATGGATCGAACGCATTGCCGCGTTGAGCGCCGATGCGCAGCGCCTGCAAAAGGGCATGCGCAACCGGATGGCCGAACTCGTGATGCTCGCCGTCGAGCAGCTGGTGCGCGCCGAAAGCGCACAGGCATTGTTCGCGCGCGCGACGGATACGATCGACCGCATTGTCGAAGGATCGGCGAACCTGCGCGTGAGCGTGCATCCCGCCGATCTCGACGCAGCGCGCGCAGCATTCGGCGAATTCGAGGCGCGGCTGCGCATGCTGGGACGGCCCGTGCCCCTCGCCGTCGCGGCAGACCCGCGCCTGGAGCCGGGCGCCTGCGTATGCGAATCGGACCTCGGCATTGTCGATGCAAGCCTGTCGACGCAACTCGATTCGATGCGCGCGGCCATCGTTCGTGCATTGAACACGTCGTTAAAGGCGCAAGCCGACCAGACCGAGCCCGCGGAGACAAGCTGA
- a CDS encoding type III secretion protein, whose protein sequence is MSAPQRQIAALSRAVSRRQRLEQDLRARLAQLVAARVPLVEREGQARAHAAALEGQARSYGRRISAMMSGAEPFSIDTLTAIRLYADEVDRMHAAALDALTAAQQAIAAHDGTIANTRGEIAKNRGRIGLCETRIGKLQRVLDGIAADAEDEDIEETALARLARA, encoded by the coding sequence ATGAGCGCACCGCAACGACAGATAGCCGCGCTGTCGCGCGCCGTGTCGCGCCGCCAGCGCCTCGAACAGGACTTGCGCGCGCGGCTTGCGCAGCTCGTCGCGGCGCGTGTGCCGCTCGTCGAGCGCGAAGGGCAGGCGCGCGCTCACGCAGCGGCGCTTGAGGGGCAGGCGCGTTCCTACGGGCGGCGCATCAGCGCGATGATGTCGGGCGCGGAGCCGTTTTCGATCGACACGTTGACGGCGATCCGCCTCTACGCGGATGAAGTGGACCGCATGCACGCCGCCGCGCTGGACGCGTTGACGGCCGCGCAACAGGCCATCGCGGCCCACGACGGCACGATTGCGAACACGCGCGGCGAGATCGCGAAGAATCGCGGTCGCATCGGTTTGTGCGAAACGCGCATCGGCAAGCTGCAACGCGTGCTCGACGGCATCGCCGCCGACGCGGAAGACGAAGACATCGAAGAGACGGCGCTCGCGCGCCTTGCCCGCGCATGA
- the sctT gene encoding type III secretion system export apparatus subunit SctT translates to MTELLQLYGPWLLRHLAVLGVCSLRLYAIMTLFPPTAEGVLQGRLRNGVALSFTLFVALAQPPSFADSLTGFTLMMTALRETLIGVVMGFAAATVFWVAEGAGIYLDNLTGYNNAQMSNPMLSQQSTPSATLLGQIATVAFWSLGGMQFLLEALYESYRWWPVASTKPMSTDFLGVFAMHQTDTLMQTIAKLAAPMLLVLLLIDLGANLASKAAQKLDLSALSQPIKGAVTVLMLAVFTGLFVHQVQDQLDLRLFREQVRAIAQMSDRDTDLKPGAKPPSRDVTP, encoded by the coding sequence ATGACCGAGTTGCTGCAACTCTACGGCCCGTGGCTGCTCAGGCATCTCGCCGTGCTCGGCGTCTGCTCGCTGCGGCTCTACGCGATCATGACGCTCTTTCCGCCGACCGCGGAGGGCGTGCTGCAAGGGCGCTTGCGCAACGGTGTCGCGCTGAGCTTCACGCTGTTCGTCGCGCTGGCGCAGCCGCCGTCGTTCGCCGATTCGCTGACGGGCTTCACGCTGATGATGACCGCGTTGCGCGAGACGCTGATCGGCGTCGTGATGGGTTTCGCGGCGGCGACCGTGTTCTGGGTGGCGGAAGGCGCGGGCATCTATCTCGACAATCTGACGGGCTACAACAACGCGCAGATGAGCAACCCGATGCTGTCGCAGCAATCCACACCATCGGCGACGTTGCTCGGCCAGATCGCGACCGTTGCGTTCTGGTCGCTCGGCGGCATGCAGTTTTTGCTGGAGGCGCTGTACGAGTCGTATCGATGGTGGCCGGTTGCATCGACAAAGCCCATGTCGACGGATTTTCTCGGCGTGTTCGCAATGCACCAGACCGACACGTTGATGCAGACCATCGCCAAACTTGCCGCGCCAATGCTGCTCGTGCTGCTGCTGATCGATCTCGGTGCGAATCTCGCGTCGAAGGCCGCGCAAAAACTCGATCTGAGCGCGCTCAGTCAGCCGATCAAGGGAGCAGTGACGGTGCTGATGCTCGCCGTCTTCACGGGCCTTTTCGTGCATCAGGTGCAGGATCAGCTCGACTTGCGGCTCTTCAGGGAGCAGGTTCGCGCGATTGCGCAGATGAGCGATCGCGACACCGATCTGAAGCCAGGCGCCAAGCCTCCCTCCCGCGATGTGACGCCGTGA
- a CDS encoding type III secretion protein HrpB4, with protein sequence MSAVLAAGDAAQILLGWQRNARSALQWLHRDWLAAALGLDAKLRTQTHMEAALATLRARCDDMCSLALLRVLQPAPPTLDLFSAAPAARLDALPVETALQILRMLALLARRAEVRRLVDRTTRKRLAEWIGCPLDDLLSKAVPEAPSLVDARRERSGMRALGSLDADELALEGLALLPRAGAQRMLLRFALPSADASTVSPSEDECEDAFALLRERLGPLVPEYPWLSG encoded by the coding sequence ATGAGCGCGGTGCTTGCGGCGGGCGATGCCGCGCAGATTCTGCTCGGCTGGCAACGCAATGCGCGCAGCGCGCTGCAATGGCTGCATCGCGACTGGCTGGCGGCAGCGCTGGGTCTCGATGCGAAGCTGCGCACGCAGACACATATGGAAGCGGCATTAGCGACATTACGCGCACGCTGCGACGACATGTGCTCGCTTGCCCTACTGCGCGTGCTGCAGCCCGCACCGCCGACGCTCGATCTCTTCAGCGCCGCGCCCGCCGCGCGTCTCGACGCGCTTCCGGTGGAAACCGCCTTGCAGATACTGCGAATGCTCGCGCTGCTCGCACGCCGCGCGGAAGTGCGGCGGCTCGTCGACCGCACCACGCGCAAGCGGCTCGCGGAATGGATCGGCTGCCCGCTCGACGATCTGCTCAGCAAGGCCGTGCCCGAGGCGCCGTCGCTCGTGGACGCCAGGCGAGAGCGTTCGGGCATGCGCGCGCTCGGCTCGCTCGATGCCGACGAACTCGCGCTCGAAGGGCTGGCGTTGCTGCCGCGCGCGGGCGCGCAGCGCATGTTGCTGCGTTTCGCGTTGCCATCTGCGGATGCAAGCACCGTATCGCCTTCGGAAGACGAATGCGAAGACGCATTCGCGTTGCTGCGCGAACGTCTCGGACCTCTTGTGCCGGAGTATCCATGGTTATCTGGCTGA
- the sctC gene encoding type III secretion system outer membrane ring subunit SctC, with the protein MKLTFRRRAIAAALLMMGLSTGQAAPISWRPGEVHISVESRDLKDVLRDFAASQGIIATIAPNVQGTVSGRFDLPPRRFIDTMAATFGFVWFYDGSVLSISTADDVTTKVIKLDFAGTQSLRATLKQIGLDTDRFPIVYDPEQGVALITGPHRLIQLVDEVAARLDQNANRRTGSEVRAYPLRYGWAADHTITVNGKTQVVPGVAHVLASLYHPERDSDQQGTSRGTADGTANLQQVSPYADVQGGTSGGSPYNSNGVNPPLPDVFAGVAAAGGGPVGALPGGGYGGTAGGTSGGAAGSGQGGGRAATAAVPDGAGSLPVIQADARTNSVLIRDLPDRVGQYEQLIDRLDVKRRMVEIEAHIIEIDDGALKQLGVDWHAHSSHFDFQTGSGSANANNFNGTVSPTFSSLDTAGNLVATATPTGGSLTAVVGDAGRYLLTRIDALEQTNLARIDASPKVATLDNVEAVMNNKTQFFIPVSGFTSSNLFSVQVGNTLRVLPMVVDANGTQQIKLQVHVEDGQPTGNSVKDIPEIRTSEINTEAVVSEGQSLLIAGYRVDNDSNLNTGVPVLSKIPVLGALFRSRTHQSSHMERLVLLTPRVIEF; encoded by the coding sequence ATGAAACTCACATTCCGTCGCCGCGCGATCGCGGCCGCCTTGCTGATGATGGGCCTGAGCACGGGCCAGGCCGCGCCGATCTCGTGGCGGCCCGGCGAAGTGCATATTTCGGTGGAAAGCCGCGATCTGAAGGACGTGCTGCGCGACTTCGCGGCGAGCCAGGGCATCATCGCGACGATCGCGCCGAACGTGCAGGGCACCGTGTCGGGGCGCTTCGATCTGCCGCCGCGCCGGTTCATCGACACGATGGCGGCGACCTTCGGCTTCGTCTGGTTCTACGACGGCAGCGTGCTTTCCATCAGCACCGCCGACGACGTGACCACCAAGGTCATCAAGCTCGACTTCGCGGGCACGCAGAGCCTGCGCGCGACGCTCAAGCAGATCGGGCTCGACACGGACCGCTTCCCGATCGTCTACGACCCCGAGCAGGGTGTCGCGCTGATCACGGGACCGCACCGGTTGATCCAGCTGGTCGATGAGGTAGCCGCGCGGCTCGATCAGAACGCGAATCGCCGCACGGGCAGCGAAGTGCGCGCGTATCCGCTGCGCTACGGCTGGGCCGCCGATCACACGATCACCGTGAACGGCAAGACGCAGGTCGTGCCGGGCGTCGCGCACGTACTGGCGAGTCTCTATCACCCGGAGCGGGACAGCGACCAGCAGGGCACGTCGCGCGGTACGGCGGACGGCACGGCGAATCTGCAACAGGTCAGCCCTTACGCGGACGTGCAGGGCGGCACGAGCGGCGGCTCGCCGTACAACAGCAACGGCGTGAATCCGCCGCTGCCCGATGTGTTCGCGGGCGTCGCGGCGGCGGGCGGCGGGCCGGTCGGCGCACTGCCGGGCGGCGGCTATGGCGGCACGGCGGGCGGCACGTCAGGCGGCGCAGCGGGCAGCGGCCAGGGCGGTGGCCGCGCGGCGACGGCGGCCGTGCCGGACGGCGCAGGCTCGCTGCCCGTCATTCAGGCCGACGCGCGGACCAATTCGGTACTGATCCGCGATCTGCCCGATCGCGTCGGCCAGTATGAGCAGCTGATCGACCGGCTGGACGTGAAGCGTCGGATGGTCGAGATCGAAGCGCACATCATCGAAATCGACGACGGCGCGCTCAAGCAGCTGGGGGTCGACTGGCACGCGCATTCGAGCCACTTCGACTTCCAGACGGGCAGCGGCAGCGCCAACGCAAACAACTTCAACGGCACGGTGAGCCCGACGTTTTCGTCGCTCGATACGGCGGGCAATCTGGTCGCGACGGCGACGCCGACGGGCGGCTCGCTGACAGCCGTGGTCGGCGACGCGGGCCGCTATCTGCTGACGCGCATCGACGCGCTGGAGCAGACCAACCTCGCGCGGATCGACGCGAGCCCGAAGGTCGCGACGCTCGACAACGTCGAAGCCGTGATGAACAACAAGACGCAGTTCTTCATTCCCGTATCGGGCTTCACGTCGAGCAATCTGTTCAGCGTGCAGGTCGGCAATACGCTGCGCGTGCTCCCCATGGTGGTCGACGCAAACGGCACGCAGCAGATCAAGCTGCAGGTGCACGTGGAAGACGGTCAACCGACGGGCAACAGCGTGAAGGACATTCCCGAGATCCGCACCAGCGAGATCAACACCGAGGCCGTCGTATCGGAAGGCCAGAGTCTGCTCATCGCCGGTTATCGCGTGGATAACGACTCGAATCTGAATACGGGCGTGCCCGTGCTGTCGAAGATTCCCGTGCTCGGCGCGCTGTTCCGCTCGCGCACGCATCAGAGCAGCCATATGGAGCGGCTGGTGCTGCTCACGCCGCGTGTAATCGAGTTCTGA
- a CDS encoding DUF3455 domain-containing protein yields MSAVPLTRAAATVVAIALTLAGTGCASAPQAAPEAQLPPTFEPARGEVPGSTLHAQGDMHYVCARTEAGAQSADFAAYMWKPVGTLARLLDDKGHAVALVTPEGYYSAYDGSYVVARLTDTVQPDPQTLPWTREAIRFTAAASNGDGRFAGTTAIVRAHTIGGLAPAGACDQEGTSLAVPYFATYLIYRHADADTSAAAPRMTPVGITAP; encoded by the coding sequence ATGAGCGCCGTTCCGTTGACACGCGCAGCCGCGACTGTCGTTGCGATAGCACTGACGTTGGCGGGCACAGGCTGCGCGAGTGCGCCGCAAGCCGCGCCTGAAGCGCAGTTGCCGCCGACGTTCGAACCCGCGCGAGGCGAAGTGCCGGGCAGCACGCTGCACGCACAGGGCGACATGCACTATGTGTGTGCCCGTACGGAAGCGGGCGCGCAGTCCGCAGACTTTGCCGCGTACATGTGGAAACCTGTCGGCACGCTTGCGCGGCTTCTCGATGATAAGGGCCATGCCGTCGCGCTCGTCACGCCGGAAGGCTATTACTCGGCGTATGACGGCAGCTACGTCGTCGCACGCTTGACGGACACCGTTCAGCCCGATCCGCAGACGTTGCCGTGGACGCGCGAAGCGATCCGCTTCACGGCGGCGGCGTCGAATGGCGATGGACGATTTGCGGGAACGACGGCGATCGTGCGCGCGCATACGATCGGCGGCCTGGCGCCTGCGGGCGCATGCGACCAGGAAGGCACGAGCCTCGCCGTGCCGTATTTCGCCACTTATCTGATCTATCGGCATGCCGATGCGGATACCAGCGCCGCGGCGCCTCGCATGACGCCCGTCGGCATCACGGCGCCCTGA